From one Streptomyces sp. CA-210063 genomic stretch:
- a CDS encoding lysine biosynthesis protein LysW — MTTAIAAPKCLVCDTEFEVQGDWEKGEITECTACGQEHEVVEKSAAGVRLDLAPEVEEDWGE; from the coding sequence ATGACCACCGCCATTGCCGCACCGAAGTGCTTGGTGTGCGACACCGAATTCGAGGTCCAGGGGGACTGGGAAAAGGGGGAGATCACCGAGTGCACGGCCTGCGGCCAGGAGCACGAGGTTGTCGAGAAATCCGCCGCCGGGGTACGTCTTGATCTCGCCCCCGAGGTGGAAGAGGACTGGGGCGAGTGA